In Apium graveolens cultivar Ventura chromosome 10, ASM990537v1, whole genome shotgun sequence, the following are encoded in one genomic region:
- the LOC141689696 gene encoding uncharacterized protein LOC141689696, translating to MDIFMRRKITVGIQEMTPRILWKNLKAERVRIFKEIIGLEQRSFVWDDWWNEDVQERVKVKQARFKELICCNEQEEFDTKKILYKEAKRLTKKIVVEAKDKACEEMYIGLSTNEGANGIYKLAKAQERRQRDFGFVRFIKDENARVLVKDDDIKCRWYHYFRQIFNESRISGEEIEWESVRQSHCDSNIQPINGEEIELALMKMGKGKATGPDEIPIEVWWCLGKEGER from the exons ATGGATATTTTTATGAGGAGAAAGATAACAGTGGGTATTCAGGAGATGACGCCGCGTATTTTATGGAAAAATCTGAAGGCTGAAAGAGTACGAATTTTCAAGGAAATAATTGGTTTGGAACAAAGAAGCTTTGTTTGGGATGAT TGGTGGAATGAGGATGTGCAAGAGCGAGTAAAAGTTAAACAAGCACGCTTTAAGGAGCTTATATGCTGCAATGAACAAGAGGAATTTGATACAAAGAAAATTCTCTATAAGGAAGCAAAACGTCTAACAAAAAAGATTGTGGTGGAGGCGAAGGATAAGGCTTGTGAAGAAATGTATATAGGTCTATCTACAAATGAGGGAGCAAATGGAATTTATAAACTAGCaaaggctcaagaaaggagacAACGAGATTTCGGATTTGTCAGATTTATTAAGGATGAAAATGCACGCGTGCTAGTTAAGGATGATGATATTAAATGTAGATGGTATCACTATTTCAGACAGATATTTAACGAGTCTCGTATAAGTGGAGAGGAGATTGAGTGGGAATCAGTTCGTCAATCGCATTGCGATTCTAATATACAACCTATAAATGGTGAAGAAATTGAGTTGGCATTAATGAAGATGGGTAAAGGTAAAGCCACTGGTCCAGACGAAATACCTATAGAGGTATGGTGGTGTTTAGGTAAGGAGGGTGAGCGGTAG
- the LOC141689695 gene encoding uncharacterized protein LOC141689695 yields the protein MGRKFMVRTDQQSLRFLFEQREIGLEYQRWVFKLMGFSFDIQYKPGAANKVADALSREYVNQTELTALISSCGARWADFIPHIQQDPFIKQLHEDINRGAPVPKGYVMDQGILRYKGRLVIPAKSKLVQQLLKEYHDSTLGGHAGDFKTYQRLAEEWYWPGMRRQIQQYVRVCVICQQNKSSSLSPAGSTAVATLEEQLLERDAILDDIKANLLKAQHRMKKYADAHRREVEFQVGEPVYLKIQPYRQKTLARRVCEKLAARFYGPFPIIERIGPVVYRLDLPPSCKLHNVFHVSQLKRAIEVEPAALLGTRIAADSSGRTEVLIQWVGMEDWEATWEDYEQIHDLFPAFHLEDKVKVWARGNVKNQT from the exons ATGGGGCGTAAATTTATGGTGAGAACAGATCAACAAAGTCTTCGTTTCTTGTTTGAGCAAAGGGAAATAGGCCTTGAATATCAAAGATGGGTATTTAAGTTAATGGGGTTCAGTTTTGACATTCAATATAAACCAGGAGCTGCTAATAAGGTAGCGGACGCACTCTCTCGGGAGTATGTCAATCAAACGGAATTGACAGCATTAATCTCCTCTTGTGGCGCTCGCTGGGCAGATTTTATCCCCCATATTCAACAAGATCCTTTCATTAAACAATTACATGAGGACATTAATCGTGGCGCACCAGTCCCAAAAGGGTATGTGATGGATCAGGGCATACTTCGGTATAAAGGGCGCTTGGTCATTCCAGCAAAATCAAAGCTAGTGCAGCAACTATTAAAGGAGTATCATGATAGCACTCTGGGAGGCCATGCAGGTGATTTTAAAACGTATCAGCGGTTGGCCGAAGAATGGTATTGGCCGGGTATGAGGAGGCAAATTCAGCAATATGTTCGTGTTTGTGTGATATGCCAGCAAAACAAATCATCCTCTTTAAGCCCAGCAG GTAGCACTGCTGTAGCAACATTGGAAGAGCAATTACTGGAAAGAGATGCGATTTTAGATGATATCAAGGCTAATTTGTTGAAGGCTCAGCACCGAATGAAGAAGTATGCGGATGCCCACAGAAGGGAAGTGGAATTTCAGGTGGGCGAACCGGTGTATTTAAAAATACAACCATATAGACAAAAGACATTGGCACGAAGAGTTTGTGAAAAGCTGGCAGCACGTTTCTATGGGCCTTTTCCTATTATAGAGCGCATTGGTCCAGTAGTTTACCGTTTGGATTTGCCACCATCGTGCAAACTccacaatgtgttccacgtgtcgcAGCTGAAGAGAGCAATTG AGGTGGAACCAGCTGCCCTATTAGGCACCAGAATTGCAGCAGACAGTAGTGGAAGAACAGAGGTGTTAATTCAATGGGTGGGCATGGAAGATTGGGAAGCTACCTGGGAGGACTATGAGCAGATTCATGATCTCTTCCCTGCATTTCACCTTGAGGACAAGGTGAAGGTTTGGGCCCGGGGTAATGTGAAGAATCAAACATGA